The following coding sequences lie in one Mucilaginibacter sp. KACC 22773 genomic window:
- a CDS encoding DUF5703 domain-containing protein, whose amino-acid sequence MKKNTLLIITILFLIIVSPVFAKPGAAVDTLLDKYNVSWNSPGPGSAQSMPLGNGDIGLNVWVEKNGDLVFYISKTDAWGGEPDTQKDEWMKQGGVLMKLGAIRVSISPDPLANSPVFKQVLKLKTGEILIQEGDGTSLVTLRVWVDANNPVIRVETQSVKPATIKVKLESWRAGLTDTILNNQRKRIAWYHHNSSTADPHLANLTFGAIIKGKGLENMDNLTLQSGKKVKSQLISIYPLTSVSASGDRWLSGLERKVNQIEKLKLEQTRLTHQQWWQQFWQRSWVFVHGDEQASNVTQGYVLQRFVTACAGRGAYPIKFNGSIFVADNPAKNENADFRAWGGQYWFQNTRAMYWPRLMAGDFDMMQPLFRMYASILPANAAQVQQYYHHGGAYFAETAPFWGGLDFMGPDVKANYTNHYFTPILELSMMMLDYYEYTGDTAFVKKTLLPVATAGLQFFDQHFGRDSTGKLLLDPDNAIEMFWKVHNPAPDIAGLQAVLSRMIKLPGGMVDEKTLSQWEKLYDELPPLPISNNNNKKVLLPYTGPQTAKSFNSENPELYAIYPFRIYGLGKPDLDVAVNTFNARKQRSKGCWVQDPIQAAMLGQADVAKGYVSFALTRKDPTLKFPAFWDKGNDYTPDEDNGGNGENGLQQMLMLVNGKKIMLLPAWPAGWDADFKLNAPYNTTVEGRVENGKLINLKVSPESRMADVTDLTKQE is encoded by the coding sequence ATGAAAAAGAACACCTTATTGATTATCACAATCTTGTTTTTGATAATAGTTTCTCCTGTTTTTGCCAAACCAGGAGCTGCGGTTGATACTTTGCTTGATAAATATAACGTGAGCTGGAATTCCCCGGGCCCGGGTTCGGCACAATCGATGCCTTTGGGAAATGGGGATATTGGACTTAACGTTTGGGTTGAGAAAAACGGCGACCTGGTTTTCTACATCAGTAAAACGGATGCATGGGGAGGCGAACCGGATACCCAAAAAGATGAGTGGATGAAACAGGGGGGCGTGCTGATGAAGCTGGGGGCCATCAGGGTTTCTATAAGCCCTGATCCATTAGCTAATAGTCCGGTTTTTAAACAGGTGCTTAAATTAAAAACAGGCGAAATCCTGATACAGGAAGGCGACGGCACATCTCTTGTAACCTTGCGGGTTTGGGTTGATGCCAATAACCCGGTAATAAGGGTAGAAACTCAAAGTGTTAAACCTGCAACTATAAAGGTAAAACTTGAAAGCTGGCGCGCGGGTTTAACGGATACCATCTTAAATAATCAAAGGAAACGCATAGCCTGGTATCATCATAACTCATCAACTGCTGACCCTCATTTGGCCAACCTTACCTTTGGGGCAATTATTAAAGGTAAAGGGTTGGAGAATATGGATAACCTAACCTTACAGTCGGGTAAAAAGGTTAAATCACAACTAATCTCTATCTATCCCCTAACATCGGTTTCGGCCAGTGGAGACCGGTGGCTGTCTGGTCTCGAAAGGAAAGTAAACCAGATTGAAAAGCTAAAACTTGAACAAACACGACTAACCCATCAGCAATGGTGGCAGCAATTTTGGCAGCGTAGCTGGGTATTTGTACATGGCGATGAACAGGCAAGTAATGTTACCCAGGGTTATGTTTTGCAACGCTTTGTTACCGCATGCGCGGGTAGGGGGGCTTATCCCATAAAATTTAATGGATCTATTTTCGTGGCAGATAATCCGGCTAAAAATGAGAATGCCGATTTTCGTGCCTGGGGCGGCCAGTATTGGTTTCAAAACACCAGGGCCATGTACTGGCCAAGGCTTATGGCCGGCGATTTTGATATGATGCAGCCTTTGTTCAGGATGTACGCCAGTATTTTGCCGGCTAATGCCGCGCAGGTTCAGCAATATTACCATCATGGTGGGGCTTATTTTGCAGAAACCGCACCTTTTTGGGGCGGCTTGGATTTTATGGGACCTGATGTTAAAGCCAATTATACCAATCATTACTTTACGCCCATATTGGAATTAAGCATGATGATGCTTGATTACTATGAATATACAGGTGATACCGCATTTGTTAAGAAAACCTTATTACCAGTTGCCACTGCCGGGCTACAATTTTTTGATCAGCATTTTGGCCGCGATAGTACGGGGAAATTGTTGCTTGATCCGGATAACGCAATAGAAATGTTTTGGAAGGTGCACAATCCGGCACCTGATATTGCCGGCCTGCAAGCTGTACTTAGCCGTATGATAAAATTACCTGGCGGTATGGTAGATGAAAAGACTCTTTCGCAATGGGAAAAACTCTATGACGAGCTGCCGCCACTGCCAATATCAAATAATAACAACAAAAAGGTATTGCTGCCTTACACGGGGCCTCAAACGGCAAAATCATTTAACAGTGAAAATCCAGAATTATATGCAATATACCCGTTTCGTATTTATGGCTTAGGAAAGCCGGATCTGGATGTAGCTGTAAATACGTTTAATGCACGCAAACAGCGCTCAAAAGGTTGCTGGGTGCAAGATCCTATACAGGCAGCCATGTTAGGCCAGGCCGATGTGGCCAAAGGATATGTGAGTTTTGCCCTTACACGTAAAGACCCAACCCTTAAGTTTCCGGCATTTTGGGATAAGGGTAATGATTATACGCCTGATGAAGATAACGGAGGTAACGGCGAAAACGGATTGCAGCAAATGTTAATGCTGGTTAACGGCAAAAAGATAATGCTTTTACCTGCCTGGCCTGCCGGCTGGGATGCCGATTTTAAACTAAATGCACCATATAACACAACTGTAGAGGGGAGGGTTGAAAATGGAAAGCTGATTAACTTGAAAGTTAGCCCTGAAAGCCGAATGGCCGATGTAACTGATCTGACTAAACAAGAATAA
- a CDS encoding beta-galactosidase: MKKSIVWLLLLLAGLSSRSAFGQQEINEPFKIGTESFILNGKPFVIRCGEMHYARIPRAYWRHRLKMAKAVGLNAVCAYLFWNFQETESGKFTWEGQADAAEFCKIAQEEGLYVLLRPGPYSCAEWEFGGLPWWLLKKKNIQLRTQDPYYMEHCRRYLKEVGRVLSPLQITKGGPILMVQVENEYGSYGTDKEYILKIRDYLKEAGFTVPLFTCDGTVQLKNDVQRDIFAVVNFGNNPEAGFKALRQVQPTGPLMCGEYYPGWFDSWGAPHHTGSNDHLIKEIGWMLDHKASFSIYMIHGGTSFGLWAGANCQPYAPETSSYDYDAPISENGSATAKYDELRNTLKKYLQPGEVLTDVPAALPTQKIQPFNLSMVAPIMSQLGKPVLSDTTLFMEDLNQGYGMMVYETTLPAGPKSKLDFTEVHDYAEVFIDDKLIGVLNRVKNDHVIEIPAITKGARLQVFVEAMGRVNYGYYLHDRKGLQGEVYNITGGQKVMLKGWKHYSIPLGEGNPAFKYKPINAVAKLNEPSFYKGYFNVKSKDDFYLDMRWFKKGVTWINGHCLGRYWNIGPTQTMYVPGVWLNNGKNEVVVLDMHRPSAARLQGLDKPILDSLTEIKAVSSNHRKAGQQFGNNLNSLLYSGVMENSTKWQTFTFPIKSGRYIALEALNNFVGDQFTSLAELELLDENGNQIPRGLWKVVYADSEELKGEDGKSENVFDLQYTSIWHTQWKDNATKHPHQVVIDLGGKTTISGIKMLPRQDMETGRIKDFKLYLADKLFNGL, from the coding sequence ATGAAGAAAAGTATTGTTTGGTTACTCTTATTATTAGCCGGATTGAGTTCCCGATCCGCCTTTGGTCAGCAGGAAATTAACGAGCCGTTTAAAATTGGCACGGAGTCATTTATATTGAACGGTAAGCCATTTGTTATTCGTTGTGGCGAGATGCATTACGCGCGTATACCCAGGGCGTATTGGAGGCACCGGCTAAAAATGGCGAAAGCTGTTGGCTTAAACGCGGTATGCGCTTACCTGTTTTGGAACTTCCAGGAAACAGAGTCAGGGAAGTTTACCTGGGAAGGGCAGGCTGATGCAGCCGAGTTTTGTAAAATAGCGCAGGAAGAAGGCTTATATGTTTTACTGCGCCCCGGCCCATATTCATGTGCCGAGTGGGAATTTGGTGGCCTGCCCTGGTGGCTGTTAAAAAAGAAAAACATTCAATTACGTACCCAGGACCCTTACTACATGGAACATTGCCGCCGATATTTAAAAGAAGTTGGCCGTGTGTTAAGCCCCTTGCAAATAACAAAGGGTGGCCCCATACTAATGGTACAGGTTGAAAACGAATATGGAAGTTACGGCACGGATAAGGAATACATTTTAAAAATAAGGGACTATTTAAAGGAGGCAGGCTTTACCGTTCCCTTGTTTACCTGCGATGGCACCGTTCAGTTGAAAAACGATGTTCAGAGAGATATTTTTGCCGTGGTGAATTTTGGCAATAATCCCGAAGCCGGTTTTAAAGCCTTACGCCAGGTACAGCCCACCGGTCCGCTGATGTGCGGCGAATATTACCCGGGCTGGTTTGACAGCTGGGGTGCGCCGCACCATACAGGCTCAAATGATCATCTTATCAAAGAAATTGGCTGGATGCTTGATCATAAGGCGTCTTTTAGCATTTATATGATCCATGGCGGCACATCATTCGGCTTATGGGCAGGCGCAAACTGTCAGCCTTATGCCCCCGAAACATCGAGTTATGATTATGATGCGCCTATAAGCGAAAATGGCTCTGCAACTGCAAAATATGATGAGTTGCGTAACACGCTTAAAAAGTATCTTCAGCCAGGCGAGGTATTGACGGACGTGCCCGCCGCGTTACCGACACAAAAAATACAGCCTTTTAATCTTAGCATGGTAGCCCCAATAATGAGTCAGCTGGGAAAACCTGTATTAAGTGATACCACACTTTTTATGGAAGATTTGAACCAGGGTTACGGAATGATGGTTTATGAAACAACATTGCCGGCTGGCCCGAAAAGTAAACTGGATTTTACCGAAGTACATGATTATGCAGAAGTTTTTATTGATGATAAACTTATTGGTGTACTAAACCGGGTAAAAAATGACCATGTTATTGAAATTCCGGCAATCACTAAGGGTGCCAGGCTCCAGGTTTTTGTAGAAGCCATGGGGCGGGTTAATTACGGTTATTACCTGCACGACCGTAAGGGCTTGCAAGGCGAAGTTTATAACATAACAGGGGGGCAAAAAGTGATGTTAAAGGGCTGGAAACATTATTCCATTCCGTTGGGCGAAGGCAATCCGGCATTTAAATATAAGCCAATTAATGCCGTAGCTAAGTTGAATGAGCCCTCGTTTTACAAAGGCTACTTTAATGTAAAAAGCAAGGATGATTTTTATTTGGATATGCGCTGGTTTAAAAAAGGTGTTACCTGGATAAACGGGCATTGCCTGGGCCGGTACTGGAACATTGGGCCAACCCAAACCATGTATGTACCCGGAGTATGGCTAAATAATGGGAAAAATGAAGTAGTGGTATTGGATATGCACCGGCCATCTGCTGCCCGCCTGCAAGGTTTGGATAAACCAATATTGGATAGTCTTACAGAAATAAAAGCTGTGAGCAGCAATCATCGTAAAGCCGGGCAACAGTTCGGAAATAATTTGAATAGCTTGTTATATTCGGGAGTAATGGAAAATTCTACTAAATGGCAAACATTTACGTTTCCCATAAAAAGCGGTCGTTATATTGCCCTGGAAGCTTTAAACAACTTTGTGGGCGACCAGTTTACCTCATTGGCCGAGCTTGAATTGCTGGATGAGAACGGAAATCAAATACCCCGCGGCTTGTGGAAAGTAGTGTATGCCGATAGCGAGGAACTGAAAGGCGAAGACGGCAAATCAGAAAACGTGTTCGACCTACAGTACACCAGTATCTGGCATACCCAATGGAAGGATAATGCCACCAAACACCCGCACCAGGTTGTTATAGACCTGGGAGGTAAAACAACCATAAGTGGTATTAAAATGCTACCGCGGCAGGATATGGAAACCGGAAGGATTAAAGATTTTAAACTTTATTTGGCCGATAAACTTTTTAATGGTTTATAA
- a CDS encoding galactose oxidase, with amino-acid sequence MRFFLSGTITVILLNILFVLPVNAQSYGLGFYSHEVVQDKRTTLDLSLSNVSPKENLEISFDLSFMPNHEIYFGYILRIVDDNKQNIDLVYDNQANTRHFKIIIGDRLSKISFNIDDKMLFERWNKLRLLIDYKNDRIIIFSGRESFSESGVHLKQSRNYKLLFGANAYRQYQTTDLPPLKLRDVNVTQSGTLLANWPLNEWEGCVANESVNQNNGTITNPLWIKARHRNWQIEKEFTVPGDASVAFDGANEVVNIISQDSLVTFSVNKTPQLKSTAYNSGRQLLVPGDQALFGNDKLYYLYIDQMAVATYDFKTGRWNKGFKSLATNNGHLNKFYNKKDSCIYTIGGYGQLIYKDSVKCYNVVTNSWQKVTVKGDTFTPRYLAGLGVNKTGDTAYVIGGYGSASGQQIVNPRNLYDMMRFSVKDKSFKKLFTIDVKGEDFVFANSLVINEKSRSYYGLIFPQHKFNSSIQLIQGSLDKASYHLVGDTIPFLFHDIHSYADLGYFPHSGKFLAITLFRENDRTRIKIYSLLSPPEPLADKVVEISHVNYFLWIGGVCAAGLVLTLATVIVRRRKKGIIPVQSKIVNDLPVVARHTEPELVEEDDHTRTGNSNAIFLFGDLQLFTPDGNEITKYFTPLLKELFLVILLYSVKLDRGVSSEKLNEILWFDKSEKSARNNRSVNIAKLKSLLDKMGHCHLSKDTGYWKIEIDYTNILVDYHNYLNIVCNKTRLNKQRIIQLTHITQRGNFLSNIEYEWLDAFKSEVSNEIIDSYIQFANSIEIADDPEFLIKLANDIFYFDPVNEEAMILKCKALAHIGKHSLAKNTFESFNKEYKVIYGEAFDRDFNSILE; translated from the coding sequence ATGAGATTTTTTTTATCGGGAACTATAACGGTTATTCTATTAAATATCCTATTTGTATTGCCAGTTAATGCGCAATCGTATGGGCTTGGGTTTTATAGCCACGAAGTGGTGCAGGATAAGCGTACTACTTTAGATTTAAGCCTGAGTAATGTCTCCCCAAAAGAAAACCTGGAAATTTCATTCGACTTGTCTTTCATGCCCAATCATGAAATATATTTTGGTTATATATTGAGGATTGTTGACGATAATAAACAAAACATCGATTTAGTTTATGATAACCAGGCCAACACCCGGCATTTTAAGATCATCATCGGCGACCGGCTTTCAAAAATCTCGTTTAATATTGACGATAAGATGCTGTTTGAGCGTTGGAACAAATTGCGCTTACTGATTGATTATAAGAATGATAGGATCATTATATTCTCCGGGCGGGAATCATTTTCTGAGTCGGGTGTTCACCTGAAGCAAAGTCGAAATTACAAACTACTTTTTGGTGCCAATGCTTACCGCCAATATCAAACAACCGATCTTCCGCCGTTAAAATTAAGGGATGTTAATGTAACACAAAGCGGTACGCTGTTGGCCAACTGGCCACTTAACGAATGGGAGGGTTGTGTTGCCAATGAAAGCGTGAACCAAAACAACGGAACAATAACAAACCCCTTATGGATAAAAGCCCGCCATCGTAATTGGCAAATAGAAAAAGAGTTTACGGTGCCTGGCGATGCCAGCGTTGCTTTTGACGGAGCTAATGAAGTTGTTAACATAATCTCGCAAGATTCATTAGTTACATTTTCGGTGAATAAAACGCCGCAGTTAAAAAGTACGGCTTACAATTCGGGCAGGCAATTGCTGGTGCCCGGCGATCAGGCGCTGTTTGGTAATGACAAACTATATTATTTGTATATCGATCAGATGGCCGTTGCTACCTATGATTTTAAAACCGGACGGTGGAACAAAGGTTTCAAAAGCCTTGCAACCAATAATGGGCATCTGAATAAGTTTTACAATAAAAAGGATAGTTGCATTTATACCATTGGCGGCTACGGCCAGCTGATATATAAGGATAGCGTGAAATGTTACAACGTAGTTACCAATAGCTGGCAAAAAGTAACAGTGAAAGGCGATACCTTTACCCCCCGTTACCTGGCGGGCCTGGGCGTCAATAAAACCGGCGATACCGCTTATGTAATAGGCGGGTACGGCAGTGCTTCGGGGCAGCAGATAGTGAACCCGCGCAATTTGTACGATATGATGCGGTTTTCGGTTAAGGACAAATCCTTTAAAAAGCTGTTTACTATCGATGTTAAAGGTGAAGATTTTGTATTTGCAAACTCTTTGGTCATCAACGAAAAAAGCAGGTCGTACTATGGACTCATTTTTCCCCAGCACAAATTTAATTCAAGCATTCAGCTTATCCAGGGATCGTTGGATAAGGCAAGCTATCATTTGGTAGGTGATACTATCCCTTTTCTTTTTCATGATATTCACTCTTATGCCGATTTGGGTTATTTTCCACACAGCGGTAAGTTTTTGGCTATAACGCTTTTCAGGGAAAACGATCGGACAAGAATCAAGATATATTCTCTGTTAAGCCCACCCGAGCCGTTGGCAGATAAAGTGGTTGAGATCAGCCACGTCAATTATTTCTTATGGATAGGCGGCGTATGCGCTGCTGGTTTAGTGTTAACTTTGGCTACTGTCATTGTCCGTCGGCGTAAAAAAGGAATCATCCCGGTACAGTCTAAAATAGTTAACGATTTACCGGTAGTTGCTCGCCACACCGAACCGGAATTAGTAGAAGAAGATGATCATACGCGTACCGGTAACAGTAATGCCATATTTTTATTTGGCGACCTTCAGCTTTTTACGCCTGATGGGAACGAGATAACCAAATATTTCACGCCTTTATTAAAAGAGTTGTTCCTGGTTATATTGCTGTACTCGGTTAAATTGGATAGGGGGGTGAGCTCGGAAAAATTGAACGAAATCCTTTGGTTTGATAAATCGGAAAAAAGCGCCCGTAACAACCGTTCGGTAAATATTGCAAAACTTAAATCGCTGCTGGATAAAATGGGGCATTGCCATTTATCAAAGGATACCGGTTATTGGAAGATAGAGATTGATTATACCAATATATTGGTTGATTATCACAATTACCTGAATATCGTGTGCAACAAAACCAGGTTGAACAAGCAAAGAATAATCCAGCTTACTCATATCACCCAAAGAGGTAATTTTTTATCGAACATTGAATATGAATGGCTTGATGCTTTTAAATCCGAAGTATCCAACGAGATCATCGATTCCTACATACAATTTGCAAACAGTATTGAAATTGCCGACGACCCCGAGTTTTTAATCAAACTGGCCAATGATATTTTCTACTTCGACCCTGTAAACGAGGAAGCCATGATATTGAAATGTAAAGCTCTTGCGCACATTGGCAAACACTCGCTGGCAAAAAACACTTTTGAGAGTTTTAATAAAGAGTACAAAGTGATTTATGGCGAAGCTTTTGACCGCGATTTCAATTCGATTTTGGAATAA
- a CDS encoding glycoside hydrolase family 71/99-like protein — MKKRAFTILLLLLCTVAYSQKHGKTSAFKSYKGLVMAGYQGWFNAPEDGAGRWWNHYVSHGKFEPGFTNIDIWPDVSEYKKTYKSPFKLADGSNAYLYSSYDASSVETHFKWMQQYGVDGVFVQRFIADVQRGRGRNHNDVVLGNALKFSEKYRRAISVMYDLSGMGAGGDSLVIKDWKHLVDSMKLTNRGNKQTWLYHNGKPLVAVWGVGFNDNRKYGLAEAERIIDFLKNDPVYGGCAVLLGVPTYWRDFGSDTEKDQHLHNLLHKVDIVHPWFVGRFNEDAYPKFQARIVDDIAWCKANKVDYVPTIFPGFSWHNMNPRAPQNQIPRNRGSFYWKQINGAIKSGADMLYVAMFDEVDEGTAILKASKNPPVGLSTFVKYEDDIPNDYYLYLTGYAAKMLRRQLPLRENVPPPVKK; from the coding sequence ATGAAAAAACGAGCATTTACCATCTTGCTGCTACTGCTATGCACTGTTGCTTATAGCCAAAAACACGGCAAAACATCCGCATTTAAAAGTTATAAAGGGTTGGTAATGGCCGGCTACCAGGGTTGGTTTAATGCCCCCGAAGATGGGGCCGGCCGGTGGTGGAATCATTATGTATCGCATGGCAAATTTGAACCTGGCTTTACCAATATTGATATATGGCCCGATGTGAGCGAATATAAAAAGACCTATAAATCGCCCTTTAAACTGGCCGATGGCAGTAATGCGTACCTCTATAGTTCATACGATGCCTCTTCGGTTGAAACCCATTTTAAATGGATGCAGCAATATGGCGTAGACGGTGTGTTTGTGCAGCGTTTTATTGCCGATGTGCAGCGGGGCAGAGGGCGTAACCATAATGATGTGGTTTTGGGCAACGCGCTTAAGTTTTCGGAAAAGTATCGTAGGGCAATTTCGGTAATGTACGATCTTTCGGGGATGGGTGCCGGAGGCGATTCGCTGGTAATAAAAGATTGGAAGCATTTGGTTGACAGCATGAAATTAACCAACCGCGGCAATAAGCAAACCTGGCTATACCATAACGGTAAGCCCCTGGTAGCCGTTTGGGGTGTAGGCTTTAACGATAACAGGAAATATGGCCTTGCTGAAGCCGAACGAATCATCGATTTTTTAAAGAATGACCCTGTTTATGGCGGATGTGCCGTACTGCTTGGTGTACCAACTTATTGGCGCGATTTTGGAAGCGATACCGAGAAAGACCAACACCTGCATAATCTGTTGCATAAGGTGGATATTGTACACCCATGGTTTGTAGGCCGTTTTAACGAGGATGCTTACCCCAAATTTCAGGCCCGGATAGTGGATGATATTGCCTGGTGTAAAGCCAATAAGGTGGACTATGTGCCTACAATTTTCCCGGGCTTCAGCTGGCATAATATGAACCCGCGGGCACCTCAAAACCAGATTCCGCGCAACCGGGGAAGCTTTTACTGGAAACAAATTAACGGTGCTATTAAAAGCGGCGCCGACATGCTGTACGTTGCCATGTTTGATGAGGTTGATGAGGGTACCGCCATCCTCAAAGCATCCAAAAACCCACCTGTCGGGCTCAGCACGTTTGTTAAATATGAGGATGATATCCCCAATGATTATTATTTATACCTTACGGGTTATGCTGCCAAAATGCTCAGGCGGCAGCTGCCTTTACGGGAAAATGTACCACCGCCGGTAAAAAAATAA
- a CDS encoding GH92 family glycosyl hydrolase — MVNHFSRLLKSVPVFALLSITHPGTSYAQSADGNLEYIDPRIGNVGQLLEPTRPTMHLPNQMIRMYPKRADYIDDQISSFPLNMVSHRLGEVFAIKPDDKPLTADSWNEQMPYDHDLEITRPWYYSTYLIDKEITVLFTPGKKAGIYRFSFPAKTAAKSILFNVYNEGPSSWNFAGNNEVTGTETYHDDIKVYVYGQFSAKGTAGVIKDGVLTKQTSIEGKDARSFITFSGDAPDNIEFKYAISYVSAQQARQNFKDEFTGVDFATLMAAAKNAWAKVVNQVQVEGGAVAQRRSFYTALYRSNERMVDINEDGHYYSGYDKKVHDSNRPFYVDDWVWDTYLALHPLRSILNPAMESDMLNSYVNMYQQSGWMPTFPVLFGDNPCMNGFHSTVMFLDDYRKGIRGFDVEKAYEGILKNATQATMLPWENGPKCELDDFYFNKGYFPALQKGEKETVSLVHSFEKRQAVAVTLGGSYDDWAVGELATELKKTNDQSIFAKRASNYKNLWNGDKKMFIPKDKDGNWINIDPKFDGGLGGRDFYDENNGWTYLWQVQHDIPGLIGLMGGKANFEAKLDRTFRESLDRSKYQFWAKFPDATGLVGQYSMGNEPSFHIPYLYNYVGAPWKTQKRIRFLLDVWYKDNIFGIPGDEDGGGMSAFVVFSSMGFYPITPGKPVYTIGSPVFSKVTISLPNGKKFKVIANNCSVINKYIQSARFNGEVLNKPWFTHEQLISGGTLELEMGPKPNKDWGI, encoded by the coding sequence ATGGTTAATCATTTTTCCCGATTGTTAAAGTCGGTTCCGGTATTTGCGTTATTGAGCATTACACACCCTGGTACAAGTTATGCGCAAAGCGCCGATGGTAATTTAGAATACATTGACCCACGCATTGGCAATGTGGGCCAACTTTTGGAGCCCACCCGGCCTACCATGCACCTGCCCAACCAAATGATTAGGATGTACCCTAAACGGGCCGATTATATTGACGACCAGATATCAAGTTTTCCGCTCAATATGGTTTCGCACAGGCTGGGCGAGGTTTTTGCCATAAAGCCCGATGATAAACCGCTCACCGCCGACTCATGGAACGAGCAAATGCCTTATGATCATGATCTGGAAATAACGCGGCCGTGGTATTATTCAACTTACCTTATTGATAAGGAGATTACCGTGCTGTTTACCCCAGGAAAAAAAGCAGGTATATACAGGTTCTCCTTTCCTGCTAAAACTGCAGCTAAAAGCATCCTTTTTAACGTATATAACGAAGGGCCATCCAGCTGGAATTTTGCCGGCAACAATGAGGTAACCGGCACAGAAACCTATCATGATGATATTAAAGTATATGTTTATGGGCAGTTTAGTGCAAAAGGAACGGCCGGGGTAATTAAGGATGGTGTTTTAACCAAACAAACATCAATAGAAGGTAAGGATGCCCGGTCATTTATTACATTTTCAGGTGATGCTCCGGATAATATTGAATTTAAATACGCTATATCTTACGTAAGCGCACAGCAGGCAAGGCAGAATTTTAAAGATGAATTTACCGGGGTTGACTTTGCGACTTTAATGGCAGCTGCTAAAAATGCGTGGGCAAAAGTAGTGAACCAGGTACAGGTTGAAGGGGGGGCAGTAGCCCAGCGCCGGTCGTTTTATACTGCCCTGTACCGCAGTAATGAGCGCATGGTTGATATTAATGAGGATGGGCATTATTACAGCGGCTACGATAAAAAAGTGCACGACAGCAACCGGCCTTTTTATGTAGATGATTGGGTATGGGATACTTATTTGGCACTACACCCGCTCAGGTCGATCCTGAACCCTGCCATGGAATCGGATATGCTGAACTCCTATGTGAATATGTACCAGCAAAGTGGCTGGATGCCTACCTTCCCGGTTTTATTTGGCGATAACCCCTGTATGAATGGTTTCCACTCTACAGTGATGTTCCTGGACGATTATCGCAAAGGGATCCGTGGATTTGATGTGGAAAAAGCATATGAAGGTATACTGAAAAATGCAACCCAGGCCACCATGCTGCCCTGGGAGAACGGCCCCAAATGCGAGCTGGATGATTTCTATTTTAACAAAGGTTATTTCCCCGCCCTGCAAAAAGGCGAAAAAGAAACAGTAAGCCTTGTGCATTCATTCGAGAAAAGACAAGCTGTTGCGGTTACATTGGGTGGCAGCTATGACGATTGGGCGGTTGGTGAGTTGGCTACGGAGCTGAAGAAGACAAACGATCAATCGATATTTGCAAAGCGGGCATCTAACTATAAAAACCTATGGAACGGCGATAAAAAGATGTTTATTCCAAAGGATAAGGACGGCAACTGGATAAATATCGACCCTAAATTTGATGGTGGCCTGGGTGGCCGTGATTTTTATGATGAAAATAACGGCTGGACTTACCTTTGGCAGGTACAACATGATATACCCGGATTGATCGGTTTAATGGGTGGCAAAGCTAATTTTGAGGCGAAGCTGGATCGAACATTTCGCGAAAGCCTTGATCGCAGTAAGTACCAGTTCTGGGCTAAATTTCCGGATGCTACTGGTTTGGTTGGCCAGTATTCAATGGGCAACGAGCCAAGTTTCCATATACCATATCTATATAATTACGTAGGTGCCCCCTGGAAAACACAGAAACGGATCCGTTTCCTGCTTGATGTATGGTATAAGGATAACATTTTCGGTATCCCAGGCGACGAGGATGGTGGCGGAATGTCGGCCTTTGTGGTGTTCTCATCTATGGGCTTTTATCCAATTACACCCGGCAAGCCTGTATATACTATTGGTAGCCCTGTGTTTAGTAAGGTTACTATCAGTTTACCAAACGGAAAGAAGTTTAAAGTGATAGCCAATAATTGCTCGGTGATCAATAAATATATCCAAAGCGCAAGGTTTAACGGCGAAGTTTTAAATAAGCCATGGTTTACTCATGAACAACTAATCTCCGGCGGCACGCTCGAACTGGAAATGGGGCCAAAACCAAATAAAGACTGGGGTATTTGA